A single region of the Malus sylvestris chromosome 8, drMalSylv7.2, whole genome shotgun sequence genome encodes:
- the LOC126633296 gene encoding pollen-specific leucine-rich repeat extensin-like protein 1, translated as MAVEVLSPKDCPNPSCLGRPSRPQPDGKNRRPSRPNNLPRPVQKFPAPQNLVMGQVKILKRGEEISKTAPAPPLQKQNFKPQVPAPPPQKQNPKPQAPDLGNTNRMGPETKRVPKLSKQADPNRTAGFYAGSSSCIASPPPSSLPLPSFFAKKGAATSTDAAASELLKLLRLNL; from the exons ATGGCTGTTGAAGTGCTCAGTCCCAAGGATTGC cctaaccctagctgCCTCGGCCGCCCAAGCCGCCCCCAGCCCGACGGCAAGAACCGAAGGCCCAGCCGGCCCAATAACCTTCCTCGCCCGGTCCAGAAATTCCCGGCCCCCCAAAACCTTGTCATGGGTCAGGTCAAAATCCTCAAGCGTGGCGAAGAAATCTCCAAAACGGCGCCGGCTCCACCGCTACAGAAGCAAAATTTCAAGCCCCAAGTGCCGGCTCCGCCGCCACAGAAGCAGAATCCCAAGCCCCAAGCTCCGGATCTTGGAAACACGAACCGGATGGGCCCGGAAACGAAACGGGTTCCCAAGCTGAGCAAACAGGCGGACCCGAACCGGACTGCCGGTTTCTACGCCGGATCGTCGTCGTGCATAGCCTCGCCGCCTCCAAGCTCTCTGCCTCTGCCATCCTTTTTCGCCAAGAAGGGCGCTGCCACAAGCACAGATGCTGCGGCAAGCGAGCTGCTGAAGCTTCTGCGGCTGAATTTGTAG